The Hemicordylus capensis ecotype Gifberg chromosome 6, rHemCap1.1.pri, whole genome shotgun sequence genome window below encodes:
- the LOC128331852 gene encoding zinc finger protein 184-like isoform X3: MTELERKISAPADASGESGSLQVQAQPNNGFVGWNGANPNESGSSKGERGLQPLQLLGTYCLQPAYLLLQNHYVLVWYLAPISLLSQGQSGAPIPLAAPLVTVVPSRPLSIPCGPVTASQLLPHGTPKQVPHRPATVAPHVTFDDVAVVFSEDEWTLLDGEQLQLYKDVMLENYWNLLSVGSKIPKPDLICLLEQGKQLQVSDKQAFQAIKPDPDDSSLKSDTLPHTYFTGRKPFKSSGALPLRTSKKPGAHGINEYSRTSCRASSLQQGVPPASSGQQQEAISPQPETNSRACSQCGKSLSYCRQLAKQCQGGRKRFFGLSKVLRHQAVHAKERPFPCAHCDGHFRQKWHATVHEKMAHSEGEAKVPPKQQCGRGLRSRTKAGEKCNPRRGGQHQRKRFQP; the protein is encoded by the exons ATG ACGGAACTGGAGAGAAAAATTTCGGCTCCTGCAGATGCATCTGGAGAGtctggcagcttgcaggtgcaggCTCAACCTAATAATGGTTTTGTGGGCTGGAATGGAGCAAACCCCAACGAGAGCGGCAGTTCCAAAGGGGAGAGAGGTCTTCAGCCTTTGCAACTGTTAG GAACCTACTGCCTCCAACCGGCCTACCTACTCCTCCAAAACCATTATGTTCTGGTCTGGTATCTTGCCCCGATCTCTCTCTTGAGCCAAGGACAGTCGGGGGCCCCCATACCTCTGGCTGCACCCCTTGTAACTGTGGTGCCCTCCAGACCTCTGTCAATACCTTGTGGACCTGTGACAGCTTCccagctgctgccccatggaACTCCAAAACAGGTGCCGCATAGACCTGCCACGGTGGCGCCCCATGTGACCTTTGATGATGTGGCTGTTGTGTTCAGCGAAGATGAATGGACTTTGTTGGATGGGGAGCAGCTGCAACTCTACAAGGATGTTATGCTGGAGAATTACTGGAATTTACTCTCTGTGG GGTCCAAAATACCTAAGCCGGATCTCATCTGCCTGTTGGAACAAGGGAAACAACTGCAGGTCTCCGACAAACAGGCTTTTCAGGCAATAAAGCCTGACCCAG ATGATAGCTCATTGAAAAGTGACACGCTCCCGCACACCTATTTCACTGGCAGAAAGCCATTCAAAAGCAGCGGGGCCTTGCCCCTCCGCACGAGCAAAAAGCCCGGGGCACATGGCATCAATGAATATTCTAGAACATCGTGCAGAGCCAGTTCTCTCCAGCAGGGGGTTCCTCCTGCCAGCAGTGGGCAACAGCAAGAAGCCATTTCCCCACAGCCAGAGACCAATTCCCGTGCCTGCTCCCAGTGTGGGAAATCCCTTTCCTACTGCAGGCAGCTAGCCAAGCAATGCCAGGGAGGCAGGAAGCGATTTTTCGGCCTCTCCAAAGTGCTGCGCCATCAAGCAGTGCATGCAAAGGAAAGGCCTTTCCCCTGTGCCCACTGTGACGGCCACTTCCGTCAAAAATGGCACGCGACTGTTCATGAGAAAATGGCTCACAGTGAGGGGGAGGCCAAAGTGCCCCCGAAGCAGCAGTGTGGAAGGGGCCTTAGAAGCAGGACGAAGGCTGGAGAAAAGTGCAACCCACGCCGTGGAGGGCAACACCAAAGAAAGAGATTTCAGCCCTGA
- the LOC128331852 gene encoding zinc finger protein 184-like isoform X2 has translation MVRPTELERKISAPADASGESGSLQVQAQPNNGFVGWNGANPNESGSSKGERGLQPLQLLGTYCLQPAYLLLQNHYVLVWYLAPISLLSQGQSGAPIPLAAPLVTVVPSRPLSIPCGPVTASQLLPHGTPKQVPHRPATVAPHVTFDDVAVVFSEDEWTLLDGEQLQLYKDVMLENYWNLLSVGSKIPKPDLICLLEQGKQLQVSDKQAFQAIKPDPDDSSLKSDTLPHTYFTGRKPFKSSGALPLRTSKKPGAHGINEYSRTSCRASSLQQGVPPASSGQQQEAISPQPETNSRACSQCGKSLSYCRQLAKQCQGGRKRFFGLSKVLRHQAVHAKERPFPCAHCDGHFRQKWHATVHEKMAHSEGEAKVPPKQQCGRGLRSRTKAGEKCNPRRGGQHQRKRFQP, from the exons ATGGTAAggcct ACGGAACTGGAGAGAAAAATTTCGGCTCCTGCAGATGCATCTGGAGAGtctggcagcttgcaggtgcaggCTCAACCTAATAATGGTTTTGTGGGCTGGAATGGAGCAAACCCCAACGAGAGCGGCAGTTCCAAAGGGGAGAGAGGTCTTCAGCCTTTGCAACTGTTAG GAACCTACTGCCTCCAACCGGCCTACCTACTCCTCCAAAACCATTATGTTCTGGTCTGGTATCTTGCCCCGATCTCTCTCTTGAGCCAAGGACAGTCGGGGGCCCCCATACCTCTGGCTGCACCCCTTGTAACTGTGGTGCCCTCCAGACCTCTGTCAATACCTTGTGGACCTGTGACAGCTTCccagctgctgccccatggaACTCCAAAACAGGTGCCGCATAGACCTGCCACGGTGGCGCCCCATGTGACCTTTGATGATGTGGCTGTTGTGTTCAGCGAAGATGAATGGACTTTGTTGGATGGGGAGCAGCTGCAACTCTACAAGGATGTTATGCTGGAGAATTACTGGAATTTACTCTCTGTGG GGTCCAAAATACCTAAGCCGGATCTCATCTGCCTGTTGGAACAAGGGAAACAACTGCAGGTCTCCGACAAACAGGCTTTTCAGGCAATAAAGCCTGACCCAG ATGATAGCTCATTGAAAAGTGACACGCTCCCGCACACCTATTTCACTGGCAGAAAGCCATTCAAAAGCAGCGGGGCCTTGCCCCTCCGCACGAGCAAAAAGCCCGGGGCACATGGCATCAATGAATATTCTAGAACATCGTGCAGAGCCAGTTCTCTCCAGCAGGGGGTTCCTCCTGCCAGCAGTGGGCAACAGCAAGAAGCCATTTCCCCACAGCCAGAGACCAATTCCCGTGCCTGCTCCCAGTGTGGGAAATCCCTTTCCTACTGCAGGCAGCTAGCCAAGCAATGCCAGGGAGGCAGGAAGCGATTTTTCGGCCTCTCCAAAGTGCTGCGCCATCAAGCAGTGCATGCAAAGGAAAGGCCTTTCCCCTGTGCCCACTGTGACGGCCACTTCCGTCAAAAATGGCACGCGACTGTTCATGAGAAAATGGCTCACAGTGAGGGGGAGGCCAAAGTGCCCCCGAAGCAGCAGTGTGGAAGGGGCCTTAGAAGCAGGACGAAGGCTGGAGAAAAGTGCAACCCACGCCGTGGAGGGCAACACCAAAGAAAGAGATTTCAGCCCTGA
- the LOC128331852 gene encoding zinc finger protein 184-like isoform X1, producing the protein MKTSLSYSLLYEETITELERKISAPADASGESGSLQVQAQPNNGFVGWNGANPNESGSSKGERGLQPLQLLGTYCLQPAYLLLQNHYVLVWYLAPISLLSQGQSGAPIPLAAPLVTVVPSRPLSIPCGPVTASQLLPHGTPKQVPHRPATVAPHVTFDDVAVVFSEDEWTLLDGEQLQLYKDVMLENYWNLLSVGSKIPKPDLICLLEQGKQLQVSDKQAFQAIKPDPDDSSLKSDTLPHTYFTGRKPFKSSGALPLRTSKKPGAHGINEYSRTSCRASSLQQGVPPASSGQQQEAISPQPETNSRACSQCGKSLSYCRQLAKQCQGGRKRFFGLSKVLRHQAVHAKERPFPCAHCDGHFRQKWHATVHEKMAHSEGEAKVPPKQQCGRGLRSRTKAGEKCNPRRGGQHQRKRFQP; encoded by the exons atgaaaacttctctctcttacagtctgctttatgaagagacaatt ACGGAACTGGAGAGAAAAATTTCGGCTCCTGCAGATGCATCTGGAGAGtctggcagcttgcaggtgcaggCTCAACCTAATAATGGTTTTGTGGGCTGGAATGGAGCAAACCCCAACGAGAGCGGCAGTTCCAAAGGGGAGAGAGGTCTTCAGCCTTTGCAACTGTTAG GAACCTACTGCCTCCAACCGGCCTACCTACTCCTCCAAAACCATTATGTTCTGGTCTGGTATCTTGCCCCGATCTCTCTCTTGAGCCAAGGACAGTCGGGGGCCCCCATACCTCTGGCTGCACCCCTTGTAACTGTGGTGCCCTCCAGACCTCTGTCAATACCTTGTGGACCTGTGACAGCTTCccagctgctgccccatggaACTCCAAAACAGGTGCCGCATAGACCTGCCACGGTGGCGCCCCATGTGACCTTTGATGATGTGGCTGTTGTGTTCAGCGAAGATGAATGGACTTTGTTGGATGGGGAGCAGCTGCAACTCTACAAGGATGTTATGCTGGAGAATTACTGGAATTTACTCTCTGTGG GGTCCAAAATACCTAAGCCGGATCTCATCTGCCTGTTGGAACAAGGGAAACAACTGCAGGTCTCCGACAAACAGGCTTTTCAGGCAATAAAGCCTGACCCAG ATGATAGCTCATTGAAAAGTGACACGCTCCCGCACACCTATTTCACTGGCAGAAAGCCATTCAAAAGCAGCGGGGCCTTGCCCCTCCGCACGAGCAAAAAGCCCGGGGCACATGGCATCAATGAATATTCTAGAACATCGTGCAGAGCCAGTTCTCTCCAGCAGGGGGTTCCTCCTGCCAGCAGTGGGCAACAGCAAGAAGCCATTTCCCCACAGCCAGAGACCAATTCCCGTGCCTGCTCCCAGTGTGGGAAATCCCTTTCCTACTGCAGGCAGCTAGCCAAGCAATGCCAGGGAGGCAGGAAGCGATTTTTCGGCCTCTCCAAAGTGCTGCGCCATCAAGCAGTGCATGCAAAGGAAAGGCCTTTCCCCTGTGCCCACTGTGACGGCCACTTCCGTCAAAAATGGCACGCGACTGTTCATGAGAAAATGGCTCACAGTGAGGGGGAGGCCAAAGTGCCCCCGAAGCAGCAGTGTGGAAGGGGCCTTAGAAGCAGGACGAAGGCTGGAGAAAAGTGCAACCCACGCCGTGGAGGGCAACACCAAAGAAAGAGATTTCAGCCCTGA